Proteins encoded in a region of the Trichomycterus rosablanca isolate fTriRos1 chromosome 26, fTriRos1.hap1, whole genome shotgun sequence genome:
- the ercc6l gene encoding DNA excision repair protein ERCC-6-like yields MDQMKEMITITQRINQSLNIDEGTEEKYTRLRHQGKEAAQRGDLELSLSLFRQAYDLRPSDKLQSRIQRLEEAIQEVNASEEEEEFVDVQGSSLMLYKGLYDQLYEHQKEGVAFLYSLHRDGRGGGILADDMGLGKTVQVVSFLSAMYDAELTKHTLLVMPTSLIKNWLREFKRWTPGLRVKEFHGTSKSERSRNLERIQRGSGAIITTYQMLINNWQQLSSYEQREFSWDYIILDEAHKIKSSSTKTAKCVSAVPARHRLLLTGTPVQNNLREMWALFDFACQGALLGSAKTFKTEYENPITRAREKDATPGEKALGLKISLNLTELIKPYFLRRTKAEVQSRKQMVLKESREQEVQGEEGRKKGAEIPSLTRKTDLIVWTYLSDVQENIYRQFISLDHIKELLTTTRSPLAELTVLKKLCEHPRLLSVRALAQLGLGEGPADLNENDNQSAASNIEGVADQTLISESGKLNFLVSLLESLREGGKRTLVFSQSRKMLDIIERVLNNRKFSVLRVDGTVTQLVERERRIALFQTDAQYSVFLLTTQVGGVGLTLTAANRVVIFDPSWNPATDAQAVDRAYRIGQTSDVIIYRLITCGSVEEKIYKRQVFKDSLIRQTTGDKKNPFRYFTKHELKELFTLEDTRSSSTQLQLQSLHSSVCRPDPELQRHLSTLMDMNVFGVSRHDLLFSGVEEEDEDAVQDEETHYIQQRVQKAQELVQAESQLHSLINDKVSQNTEPAWLRLSRQHGVEEPVFPCRPPDPPVVVDLTQSGSDDLELLSADGAMEVKDEDVIDLSALTSTDKVEMSIMEKSDQVLSDTSPLSHSRSSVALIGAESDLVEAQQEVESDWPTVPGRSSALSLALTEPDRSSPEALTATESVEKTTLMEAESDFKAQMEKSDWSKALTDVESDLSDSRTAADSLQGNFNLQLEDSAELISGYEEEEEEQEAELSAGGGDFQLQMDITGERMELSNHDDSAVPISQQSLVNTPADDSILQPIRRKKKAQVIDDSDEGEEPAEEEVEKPVLASSPLVGRFRNLGCSTPKSILNSSATNRRSMNLSISSRRSMVESLLQDMEEEGEGVEEEEVGEEQEEDCSAVGTGLSLVSESHGTAADESVLEEEEPSGETLNSDEDLEGEEEELGQEEEELVQEEEEQSFINYSTDVELGSSETVDQCAPSKVPLLKPTPAKTEIKEAEETFESLVHSGKRSLAEGRKREALDLFLRAMDINAGDSEIQLLIIQLYRTLSQPRT; encoded by the exons ATGGATCAGATGAAAGAGATGATAACGATCACACAGCGCATCAACCA GTCTCTTAACATTGATGAGGGCACAGAGGAGAAATacaccag gttgaGACATCAAGGGAAGGAGGCGGCCCAGCGTGGGGATCTAGAACTTTCTCTGTCTTTGTTTCGTCAGGCGTACGATCTGCGGCCCAGCGACAAGCTGCAGAGTCGAATCCAGCGATTGGAGGAGGCCATACAGGAAGTTAATGCATCGGAAGAAGAGGAGGAGTTTGTGGACGTGCAGGGCAGCAGCTTGATGCTTTACAAGGGCCTGTACGATCAGCTTTATGAGCATCAAAAAGAAGGCGTGGCGTTCCTATACAGCCTTCACAGAGACGGGAGGGGCGGGGGCATCCTCGCCGATGACATGGGCCTCGGCAAGACCGTGCAGGTGGTCAGCTTTCTGTCGGCCATGTACGACGCTGAGCTGACCAAGCACACGCTGTTGGTCATGCCCACCTCCCTCATCAAAAACTGGCTGAGGGAGTTTAAGCGCTGGACGCCCGGCCTCCGGGTGAAAGAGTTCCACGGAACCAGTAAATCGGAGCGCAGCAGGAACCTGGAGCGGATTCAGCGAGGAAGCGGAGCGATCATCACCACCTATCAGATGCTCATTAACAACTGGCAGCAGCTGTCATCGTACGAGCAGCGCGAGTTCAGCTGGGACTACATCATCCTGGACGAGGCGCACAAGATTAAGAGCTCCTCCACAAAGACGGCCAAGTGTGTGAGCGCGGTCCCCGCCCGACACCGCCTGCTGCTCACTGGCACGCCCGTCCAAAACAACCTGCGTGAGATGTGGGCGCTGTTCGACTTTGCCTGCCAGGGGGCGCTCCTGGGTAGCGCCAAAACATTCAAGACTGAGTATGAGAACCCAATCACACGTGCGAGGGAAAAAGACGCCACACCCGGAGAGAAAGCGCTGGGGTTAAAGATCTCGCTGAACCTTACGGAGCTCATCAAACCGTACTTCCTGCGCAGGACCAAAGCCGAGGTGCAGAGCAGGAAGCAAATGGTGCTTAAAGAGAGCAGAGAACAGGAAGTGCAGGGTGAGGAGGGGAGGAAAAAAGGGGCAGAAATACCATCCCTAACACGGAAGACTGATCTGATCGTGTGGACGTATCTGAGCGACGTGCAGGAGAACATTTACCGACAGTTCATCTCTCTGGATCACATCAAAGAGCTTCTGACCACCACCAGATCTCCACTGGCTGAACTCACTGTGCTCAAGAAGCTCTGCGAACATCCCAGATTACTTTCTGTTCGCGCCCTCGCTCAGTTGGGACTGGGGGAGGGGCCGGCTGATCTCAACGAGAACGATAACCAATCAGCAGCGAGCAACATAGAGGGCGTGGCGGACCAGACTCTCATCAGCGAGTCGGGAAAGCTGAACTTCCTGGTGAGTCTTCTGGagagtctgagggagggaggaaagCGGACGCTCGTCTTCTCTCAGTCCAGGAAGATGCTGGACATCATCGAGCGCGTTCTGAACAACAGGAAGTTTAGCGTGCTCCGTGTGGACGGGACCGTCACTCAGCTCgtcgagagagagagacgcatcGCGCTTTTCCAGACGGACGCACAATACTCTGTCTTCCTGTTGACCACACAGGTTGGCGGAGTCGGCCTCACCCTCACCGCTGCCAACAGGGTGGTGATCTTCGACCCCAGCTGGAATCCCGCCACTGACGCGCAGGCGGTGGATCGAGCGTATCGCATCGGACAGACCAGTGACGTCATCATCTACAGACTTATTACCTGTGGATCGGTGGAGGAGAAGATCTACAAACGCCAG gtttttAAAGACTCCCTGATCCGACAGACGACAGGTGATAAAAAGAACCCGTTCCGGTACTTTACAAAGCACGAACTGAAGGAACTCTTCACGCTGGAGGACACACGCTCCTCGTCCACTCAGCTGCAGCTACAGTCGCTCCACTCGTCCGTCTGCCGACCCGACCCCGAGCTACAGCGCCACCTCTCCACTCTGATGGACATGAACGTGTTCGGCGTGTCCCGTCACGACCTGCTGTTCTCCGGcgtggaggaggaggacgaggacgcGGTGCAGGACGAGGAGACGCATTACATCCAGCAGCGGGTGCAGAAAGCGCAGGAACTCGTCCAGGCCGAGTCGCAGCTGCACAGCCTCATAAATGACAAGGTCAGTCAAAACACAGAACCTGCCTGGCTGCGACTGTCCCGCCAGCATGGAGTAGAGGAGCCTGTGTTCCCCTGCCGACCCCCCGACCCCCCCGTCGTGGTAGATCTGACCCAGTCCGGATCGGACGACCTGGAGCTGCTCAGCGCAGACGGAGCGATGGAGGTGAAGGACGAGGACGTGATCGATTTGTCGGCACTAACGAGCACGGACAAGGTGGAGATGTCAATCATGGAGAAATCAGACCAGGTGCTCTCTGACACCTCTCCTCTTAGCCACTCACGTTCATCTGTAGCCCTGATAGGGGCAGAGTCAGATTTGGTAGAAGCACAACAGGAAGTAGAATCAGATTGGCCTACAGTGCCTGGGAGGAGCTCAGCGTTATCGTTAGCCCTGACTGAGCCTGACCGCAGTTCACCTGAAGCTCTGACAGCGACAGAATCAGTCGAGAAAACCACTCTGATGGAGGCGGAGTCTGATTTTAAAGCTCAGATGGAGAAGTCTGATTGGTCCAAAGCCCTGACGGATGTGGAGTCAGATCTCTCTGACTCTCGGACGGCGGCGGATTCGCTCCAGGGAAACTTTAACCTGCAGCTGGAGGACAGTGCTGAGCTAATCTCAGGgtacgaggaggaggaggaggagcaaGAGGCGGAGTTAAGTGCAGGGGGAGGAGACTTTCAGCTGCAGATGGATATCACTGGAGAGAGGATGGAACTGAGTAACCATGACGACAGTGCTGTTCCCATCAGCCAACAGTCGTTGGTGAACACGCCAGCAGATGATTCAATTCTTCAGCCAATAAGGAGGAAGAAAAAAGCCCAGGTGATTGATGACAGTGATGAGGGGGAGGAGCCTGCAGAAGAGGAGGTGGAGAAACCGGTTTTAGCCAGCAGCCCATTGGTCGGCAGGTTCAGGAACCTTGGCTGTTCTACTCCCAAATCTATTCTAAACAGCAGCGCCACCAACAGGCGGAGCATGAACCTGTCGATTTCATCACGGCGCTCAATGGTGGAGTCACTGCTGCAGGACATGGAGGAGGAGGGTGAGGgcgtggaggaggaggaggtgggtgAGGAGCAGGAGGAGGACTGCAGCGCTGTAGGGACGGGGCTGAGTCTGGTATCCGAATCTCACGGAACAGCTGCTGATGAATCAGtgctggaggaggaggagccaAGTGGAGAGACACTGAACTCAGATGAGGACCTTGAGGGGGAAGAGGAGGAGCTTGGACAGGAAGAGGAGGAGCTTGTGCAGGAAGAGGAGGAGCAGAGTTTCATTAATTACTCCACTGATGTTGAACTTGGCTCCAGTGAAACTGTGGATCAGTGTGCACCATCCAAAGTGCCCCTCCTAAAACCTACACCCGCTAAAACTGAGATCAAAGAAGCCGAGGAAACGTTTGAGTCACTGGTGCATTCTGGGAAACGTAGTTTGGCTGAAGGAAGGAAACGGGAAGCGCTGGATCTGTTCTTAAGGGCCATGGATATAAACGCAGGAGACTCTGAAATACAACTGCTCATCATCCAACTGTACCGAACACTGAGTCAACCCcgcacctaa
- the LOC134303668 gene encoding globoside alpha-1,3-N-acetylgalactosaminyltransferase 1-like produces MSHRVCVRPDVVTTTPWLAPIVWDGTFDQTVMDAIYKQQNITVATTVFALGKYVDFLKDFLETAEKNFFLHYNVHYYVFTDRPDDVPAVTLSPGRKLTVLKTASSDRWQEITLRRMEMIEKLIEEHLIHKAEYIFSLDVDCKFYGPWGAESLGDIVATLHPGYYGESRNKFPYERRPESQAYIRQEEGDYYYGGAVIGGRVDRVLKLTKTCRKQLDVDRENKIEAVWQEESHLNKYFLYNKPSKVLSPEYLWQDFKAKPPNIKVIRFSQVIKNYAQVRPNP; encoded by the exons ATGTCGC ACCGCGTGTGCGT aCGGCCAGATGTTGTCACGACAACCCCATGGTTAGCTCCAATCGTTTGGGACGGCACATTCGATCAGACAGTGATGGACGCcatttacaaacaacaaaacatcaCAGTGGCAACCACCGTATTTGCTTTGGGCAA GTACGTTGACTTCCTGAAGGACTTTTTGGAGACGGCAGAGAAGAACTTTTTTCtgcattacaacgttcattatTACGTGTTTACAGATCGGCCGGACGATGTTCCAGCGGTGACTCTAAGTCCGGGACGTAAGCTGACTGTTCTAAAAACGGCGAGCTCAGACCGCTGGCAGGAAATCACGCTGAGGAGGATGGAGATGATCGAGAAGCTGATCGAGGAACACCTCATTCACAAAGCCGAGTACATATTCAGTCTTGACGTGGACTGCAAGTTCTATGGCCCCTGGGGGGCGGAGTCTTTGGGTGACATCGTCGCCACTCTGCACCCTGGGTATTACGGAGAATCGCGAAACAAATTTCCATACGAGCGGCGGCCTGAATCGCAGGCCTACATCCGGCAAGAAGAGGGGGACTACTACTATGGGGGTGCAGTGATCGGGGGGCGCGTGGACAGGGTGCTCAAACTCACCAAGACGTGTCGCAAACAGTTGGACGTGGACCGAGAAAATAAAATCGAGGCGGTGTGGCAAGAGGAGTCTCATTTAAACAAGTACTTCCTGTACAACAAACCCAGCAAGGTGCTCTCACCTGAGTACCTGTGGCAGGACTTCAAAGCAAAACCCCCCAACATAAAAGTGATCCGTTTCTCTCAGGTCATCAAGAACTATGCACAGGTTCGACCCAACCCCTGA